One genomic window of Quadrisphaera setariae includes the following:
- a CDS encoding ABC1 kinase family protein, translating to MPRGSLSRGLRLAQLPAAFAGRQAVGLGRRLGGRSQADVQASVQQATAEQVFKVLGQLKGGAMKVGQALSVLEAALPEEQAGPYRAALTKLQDAAPPMPAATVRAVLAAELGPGWRSLFTSFEEKPAAAASVGQVHRAVWSDGRQVAVKVQYPGAGDALLGDLDQVGRLVRVAAGWIPGMEVGPIIAELRERVAEELDYRAEGASQQAFADAFADDDEVVVPAVVMATGRVLVSEWLDGVPLSKVIADGTQEQRDLAARRYLEVLLLGPARAGLLHADPHPGNFRLTPDGRFGILDFGAVNRLPHGMPPAIGRLLGAALDGDSETVAEGLRDEGFIRERIQVDPDQLLDYLSPFVEPLRHEEFRFDRAWLQSLFKHVNDRERPEWTINLKVNLPPEYVLIHRVWFGGIGVMCQLGGVVPAVQVLSDFLPEFAEEDLEDSEVS from the coding sequence ATCCCTCGTGGCTCCCTGAGCAGGGGCCTGCGGCTGGCCCAGCTGCCCGCCGCGTTCGCAGGGCGCCAGGCGGTGGGGCTGGGGCGCCGGCTGGGCGGCCGCTCGCAGGCCGACGTGCAGGCCTCGGTGCAGCAGGCCACCGCGGAGCAGGTCTTCAAGGTGCTCGGTCAGCTCAAGGGCGGCGCCATGAAGGTCGGGCAGGCGCTGTCGGTGCTCGAGGCGGCCCTGCCCGAGGAGCAGGCGGGCCCGTACCGCGCGGCGCTCACCAAGCTGCAGGACGCCGCTCCCCCCATGCCGGCCGCCACGGTCCGCGCCGTGCTCGCCGCCGAGCTGGGACCGGGCTGGCGCTCGCTGTTCACGAGCTTCGAGGAGAAGCCCGCCGCTGCCGCGTCCGTGGGGCAGGTGCACCGGGCGGTGTGGTCGGACGGTCGGCAGGTCGCGGTCAAGGTGCAGTACCCCGGCGCCGGGGACGCGCTGCTGGGGGACCTCGACCAGGTGGGACGGCTCGTCCGCGTCGCGGCGGGGTGGATCCCCGGCATGGAGGTCGGCCCGATCATCGCCGAGCTGCGCGAGCGGGTGGCCGAGGAGCTCGACTACCGCGCCGAGGGAGCGTCGCAGCAGGCGTTCGCGGACGCCTTCGCCGACGATGACGAGGTGGTCGTCCCGGCGGTCGTCATGGCCACCGGCCGCGTGCTGGTCAGCGAGTGGCTCGACGGGGTGCCGCTGTCGAAGGTCATCGCCGACGGCACGCAGGAGCAGCGCGACCTGGCGGCGCGCCGCTACCTGGAGGTGCTCCTGCTGGGCCCGGCGCGGGCCGGGCTGCTGCACGCCGACCCGCACCCGGGCAACTTCCGCCTCACCCCTGACGGTCGTTTCGGAATCCTCGACTTCGGCGCGGTGAACCGCCTTCCGCACGGAATGCCACCGGCCATCGGCCGGCTCCTGGGGGCCGCTCTCGACGGCGATTCCGAGACGGTGGCCGAGGGGCTGCGCGACGAGGGCTTCATCCGCGAGCGCATCCAGGTGGACCCCGACCAGCTGCTCGACTACCTCAGCCCTTTCGTGGAGCCGCTGCGCCACGAGGAGTTCCGCTTCGACAGGGCGTGGCTGCAGTCGCTGTTCAAGCACGTGAACGACCGCGAGCGCCCCGAGTGGACGATCAACCTCAAGGTCAACCTGCCTCCGGAGTACGTGCTCATCCACCGGGTGTGGTTCGGCGGGATCGGCGTCATGTGCCAGCTGGGCGGCGTGGTCCCGGCGGTGCAGGTGCTGTCGGACTTCCTGCCGGAGTTCGCCGAGGAGGACCTGGAGGACTCGGAAGTCTCCTGA
- a CDS encoding M48 metallopeptidase family protein, whose translation MAAQGARVAGGDPVPVPARSEAPALPPVEVRRSARRRRTVTAFRDGGTVVVCIPAGFTRAQERVWVDRMVTKLAAQDQRRRPSDDALARRAAELSARYLGGRARPSSVRWVANQTTRWGSTTTADGTIRLSDRLQGMPSWVVDYVLVHELAHLLEHGHGDRFWELVEAYPRTERARGYLEGFATARDLPIADVDDGADPAAQLPG comes from the coding sequence ATGGCGGCGCAGGGGGCGCGAGTGGCCGGGGGTGACCCTGTGCCCGTCCCCGCGCGCTCGGAGGCCCCCGCCCTCCCTCCCGTGGAGGTGCGCCGCAGCGCCCGCCGCCGACGCACCGTGACCGCCTTCCGCGACGGCGGCACCGTGGTGGTCTGCATCCCGGCGGGGTTCACCCGTGCGCAGGAGCGCGTCTGGGTGGACCGGATGGTCACCAAGCTCGCCGCGCAGGACCAGCGCCGCCGCCCCAGCGACGACGCCCTCGCCCGGCGCGCCGCCGAGCTGAGCGCCCGCTACCTCGGGGGCCGCGCACGACCCTCCAGCGTCCGGTGGGTGGCCAACCAGACCACCCGCTGGGGCTCCACCACCACCGCTGACGGCACCATCCGCCTGTCCGACCGGCTGCAGGGCATGCCCTCCTGGGTGGTCGACTACGTGCTCGTCCACGAGCTGGCCCACCTGCTCGAGCACGGCCACGGCGACCGCTTCTGGGAGCTCGTGGAGGCCTACCCGCGCACCGAGCGGGCCCGCGGCTACCTGGAGGGGTTCGCCACCGCGCGCGACCTGCCCATCGCTGACGTCGACGACGGCGCAGACCCCGCCGCGCAGCTGCCCGGCTGA
- a CDS encoding NUDIX domain-containing protein has product MTPEQADAELAAVHPRDAAQAALREVLRERLARFPGHGGSGSGGSFAGSALDRDGTSEHLTTTAFVFERSGRRTALVAHRRLGMWLQPGGHLEPGDASFAAAARREAAEETGLGGLLELALGGMPLDVQRHELATSYGRCTAHLDVAHVFVVPDGSPLVVSEESEGLAWFAVDDLPDGTAPDLPPRLALASALLRA; this is encoded by the coding sequence ATGACTCCGGAGCAGGCCGACGCCGAGCTCGCCGCGGTGCACCCGCGCGACGCCGCCCAGGCGGCGCTGCGCGAGGTGCTCCGCGAGCGCCTGGCCCGCTTCCCCGGGCACGGCGGAAGCGGGTCCGGAGGGTCCTTCGCGGGCAGCGCGCTCGACCGCGACGGCACGTCCGAGCACCTCACCACCACGGCGTTCGTCTTCGAGCGGTCAGGTCGACGGACTGCCCTGGTGGCCCACCGCCGCCTGGGGATGTGGCTGCAGCCCGGCGGCCACCTCGAGCCCGGCGACGCCTCGTTCGCGGCGGCGGCGCGTCGGGAGGCGGCGGAGGAGACGGGCCTGGGCGGGCTGCTGGAGCTGGCGCTCGGAGGGATGCCCCTCGACGTGCAGCGCCACGAGCTGGCCACCTCGTACGGCCGGTGCACCGCGCACCTCGACGTCGCGCACGTGTTCGTGGTGCCCGACGGCTCACCGCTGGTGGTCTCCGAGGAGAGCGAGGGGCTGGCGTGGTTCGCCGTGGACGACCTGCCCGACGGCACCGCGCCCGACCTGCCCCCGCGGCTGGCGCTGGCCTCAGCGCTCCTGCGGGCCTGA
- a CDS encoding serine hydrolase domain-containing protein, whose protein sequence is MTTDAAHQSDQLDAEHVRTAAAAAADWLEARRDHLRVPGVQAALSLRGELLLSTASGVADEGTGEPLRTDHLFRVASHSKAFAATLVLRLADAGALSLEDRLGRWVPELAAAGSPAATVPLRALLEHTAGLARDSVEGAGHGDADHWQGERPFPDRAELVAVLSAPGVAVLGVYERFKYSNLGYAALGLVLEAVTGRPWAELVRTELLEPLGLRRTEPTWVPERAAEHASGHALLALGGARRPVRWESLTADARAMDAATGVSSTAEDLVRWATAHCDAPATARRVRQDPDDERPVLPAHLRRLARQGAWATDDPSGGGPAASGDEYGLGWQRLTAGGRRTVGHGGGFFGHATRTAFDPVTGLAVAVCTNAVDGPALPLARGVLRLVELATTGTPDPAAARPGALERFTGRFASQWGVLDVVRLGDRLVALDPAADLPGPSAELRVASDDALLVTAAPGFAAPGELLRYAFDVDGRAAAVRGAGGITHRPVSRP, encoded by the coding sequence GTGACCACCGACGCAGCCCACCAGTCCGACCAGCTCGACGCCGAGCACGTGCGGACCGCCGCCGCGGCGGCCGCTGACTGGCTCGAGGCCCGGCGCGACCACCTGCGCGTGCCGGGCGTGCAGGCGGCGCTGTCGCTGCGCGGGGAGCTGCTGCTGAGCACCGCGTCGGGCGTGGCGGACGAGGGGACCGGCGAGCCGCTGCGCACCGACCACCTCTTCCGGGTGGCCTCCCACTCCAAGGCCTTCGCGGCCACCCTCGTGCTGCGGCTGGCGGACGCCGGGGCGCTGTCCCTCGAAGACCGGCTCGGCCGGTGGGTGCCCGAGCTCGCCGCCGCCGGGAGCCCCGCCGCGACCGTGCCGCTGCGGGCGCTGCTGGAGCACACGGCGGGCCTGGCGCGCGACAGCGTCGAGGGGGCCGGCCACGGCGACGCCGACCACTGGCAGGGCGAGCGCCCCTTCCCCGACCGCGCCGAGCTCGTGGCGGTGCTGTCCGCGCCCGGCGTCGCCGTCCTGGGGGTCTACGAGCGGTTCAAGTACTCCAACCTCGGCTACGCCGCGCTCGGACTCGTGCTCGAGGCGGTGACCGGGCGACCGTGGGCCGAGCTGGTGCGCACCGAGCTGCTGGAGCCGCTCGGCCTGCGCCGCACGGAGCCGACGTGGGTGCCCGAGCGCGCCGCCGAGCACGCCAGCGGTCACGCCCTGCTGGCCCTCGGCGGTGCGCGCCGGCCCGTGCGCTGGGAGTCCCTCACCGCCGACGCCCGCGCCATGGACGCCGCCACCGGCGTGTCCAGCACCGCCGAGGACCTCGTCCGGTGGGCCACCGCCCACTGCGACGCCCCGGCCACCGCCCGCCGGGTGCGCCAGGACCCCGACGACGAGCGCCCGGTCCTGCCGGCCCACCTGCGCCGCCTGGCGCGGCAGGGCGCCTGGGCCACCGACGACCCCAGCGGTGGCGGTCCCGCCGCCAGCGGTGACGAGTACGGCCTGGGCTGGCAGCGGCTGACCGCCGGCGGGCGCCGCACCGTCGGCCACGGCGGGGGCTTCTTCGGGCACGCGACCCGCACCGCCTTCGACCCGGTCACGGGCCTGGCGGTGGCCGTGTGCACCAACGCCGTCGACGGGCCGGCGCTGCCGCTGGCACGCGGCGTGCTGCGGCTCGTGGAGCTCGCCACCACCGGCACCCCCGACCCGGCCGCCGCGCGGCCCGGAGCGCTGGAGCGCTTCACCGGGCGCTTCGCGTCGCAGTGGGGCGTGCTCGACGTGGTCCGCCTCGGAGACCGGCTGGTGGCGCTCGACCCGGCAGCCGACCTCCCCGGTCCCAGCGCCGAGCTGCGGGTCGCCTCTGACGACGCGCTGCTCGTGACGGCCGCGCCGGGCTTCGCCGCCCCGGGGGAGCTGCTGCGGTACGCCTTCGACGTCGACGGCCGCGCCGCGGCCGTGCGCGGCGCCGGTGGCATCACGCACCGCCCCGTCTCCCGCCCCTGA
- a CDS encoding TOMM precursor leader peptide-binding protein, which translates to MTGTTPLRLRPGLLTAWRSPGRLQLGVGTGAHVLEGLTAADELVVDALTAGADPTSLQRLAALRGGTPQRTRALVDALASAGALDDSAPRAADARRSAPAASSGRLARACAVVVGASPTGRAVALGLAAAGTGTVLVEDEAPVTGADVGPGAFCAGDLDLSRGAATARALAHHHPAVRTRPPNTGPVRPDVVVLVASGAHDARRADPLVREGVPHLGVLQLGTSAVVGPLVRPGAGACLRCLDLHRTDRDPEWPRLLPQLAAPPGGPLRPEPPHLAALAAAVAVQQAVAQLLGHDPAALDATVELDLTGALGVRPWSAHPACGCTWADDLGEGLSDGWAGGAPALL; encoded by the coding sequence GTGACCGGCACGACTCCCCTGCGCCTGCGCCCCGGGCTCCTCACCGCGTGGCGCTCCCCCGGCCGGCTCCAGCTCGGTGTGGGCACCGGCGCCCACGTGCTGGAGGGCCTCACCGCCGCTGACGAGCTGGTGGTCGACGCGCTGACCGCTGGCGCCGACCCGACCTCGCTCCAGCGCCTCGCCGCCCTGCGCGGGGGGACGCCCCAGCGCACGCGCGCCCTGGTCGACGCCCTCGCCTCCGCCGGCGCCCTGGACGACTCCGCCCCGCGCGCCGCCGACGCCCGCCGCAGCGCGCCGGCGGCCTCGTCGGGTCGGCTCGCTCGGGCGTGCGCCGTCGTCGTGGGCGCCTCCCCCACCGGGCGGGCCGTGGCCCTCGGCCTGGCGGCCGCCGGGACGGGCACCGTGCTCGTCGAGGACGAGGCCCCCGTGACGGGGGCCGACGTGGGGCCGGGCGCGTTCTGCGCGGGCGACCTCGACCTGTCCCGCGGGGCCGCCACCGCTCGCGCCCTGGCGCACCACCACCCGGCCGTGCGCACACGGCCGCCGAACACCGGACCGGTGCGCCCCGACGTCGTCGTCCTCGTGGCCTCCGGGGCCCACGACGCCCGGCGCGCCGACCCGCTGGTGCGCGAGGGCGTGCCGCACCTGGGAGTGCTGCAGCTGGGCACCTCCGCCGTGGTGGGACCTCTCGTGCGCCCCGGTGCCGGGGCGTGCCTGCGCTGCCTGGACCTGCACCGCACCGACCGCGACCCGGAGTGGCCGCGCCTGCTGCCCCAGCTGGCCGCGCCGCCGGGAGGGCCGCTCCGGCCGGAACCCCCGCACCTGGCGGCGCTGGCCGCCGCGGTGGCGGTGCAGCAGGCGGTGGCACAGCTGCTCGGGCACGACCCGGCCGCTCTCGACGCGACCGTGGAGCTCGACCTCACCGGTGCGCTGGGGGTGCGGCCCTGGTCGGCGCACCCCGCCTGCGGCTGCACCTGGGCCGACGACCTGGGTGAGGGGCTGAGCGACGGCTGGGCCGGTGGGGCGCCAGCGCTCCTCTGA
- a CDS encoding zinc-dependent metalloprotease, with translation MPETPPPPRPDEDPEEGAKGERPGGGPAGGSDGPTDPLSQLFSALGGGLPGGAGGLPGGLGGLGGLAGGLGGPGGAGGIDPAQLFEQLQKDPQAMAQAMAAVQQLMASAGDGPVNWQLAHDVARQAAVADGDPTPSSAEEREVSEALRLADLWLDPVTDLTSAAAAGRAWSRSEWVEATLPTWKRLAEPVAAHVADAVASAMSEQVPEEARGMVAGASSVMRSIGGTVFGAQLGQAVGGLSREVVSATDVGIPLVAGSTTALLPTGVAAFADGLGVPAGEVRLFLAAREAAHARLFAGVPWLRGHLLGTVEAYARGITLDTSRIEEAVRSIDPSDPTALQEALGSGMLEPEKTPAQQAALERLETALALVEGWVDHVVDLATRSTLPSSAALREAVRRRRAVGGPAEHVMAGLVGLELRPRRLREASRLWEAVEAARGSDGRDAVWAHPDLLPTAADLDDPDGFATRRSDAEAASADVDAALEALLRGEEARDDDPRPEETRDDEPGGPAR, from the coding sequence GTGCCCGAGACCCCGCCGCCCCCTCGTCCCGACGAGGACCCGGAGGAGGGCGCGAAGGGCGAGCGCCCCGGTGGCGGTCCCGCCGGTGGCTCCGACGGCCCGACCGACCCGCTGTCCCAGCTGTTCTCCGCCCTCGGCGGCGGCCTGCCCGGAGGCGCCGGAGGGCTCCCCGGCGGGCTCGGTGGCCTGGGCGGTCTGGCCGGGGGGCTGGGAGGCCCGGGCGGCGCCGGCGGCATCGACCCGGCGCAGCTCTTCGAGCAGCTCCAGAAGGACCCCCAGGCCATGGCCCAGGCGATGGCCGCCGTCCAGCAGCTCATGGCCTCGGCCGGAGACGGCCCCGTGAACTGGCAGCTGGCCCACGACGTCGCTCGCCAGGCCGCGGTGGCCGACGGTGACCCGACCCCCAGCTCCGCCGAGGAGCGGGAGGTCTCCGAGGCGCTGCGCCTCGCCGACCTGTGGCTCGACCCGGTCACCGACCTCACCTCCGCCGCCGCGGCCGGTCGTGCGTGGTCGCGCTCGGAGTGGGTGGAGGCCACCCTGCCCACCTGGAAGCGCCTGGCCGAGCCGGTGGCCGCCCACGTCGCCGACGCGGTCGCCTCCGCCATGTCCGAGCAGGTGCCCGAGGAGGCCCGCGGCATGGTCGCCGGCGCGTCGTCGGTGATGCGCTCGATCGGCGGCACCGTCTTCGGCGCCCAGCTGGGCCAGGCGGTCGGGGGGCTGAGCCGCGAGGTCGTCTCGGCCACCGACGTCGGCATCCCGCTGGTGGCCGGCAGCACCACCGCCCTCCTGCCGACGGGCGTCGCGGCGTTCGCCGACGGCCTGGGCGTGCCCGCCGGCGAGGTGCGCCTCTTCCTCGCGGCCCGCGAGGCCGCGCACGCGCGCCTGTTCGCCGGCGTGCCGTGGCTGCGCGGCCACCTGCTCGGCACGGTGGAGGCCTACGCCCGCGGCATCACCCTGGACACCAGCCGGATCGAGGAGGCCGTGCGCAGCATCGACCCCTCCGACCCGACCGCCCTGCAGGAGGCTCTCGGCTCGGGGATGCTCGAGCCGGAGAAGACCCCCGCGCAGCAGGCGGCGCTGGAGCGGCTGGAGACGGCGCTGGCGCTCGTGGAGGGCTGGGTCGACCACGTCGTGGACCTCGCCACCAGGTCCACGCTGCCGAGCAGCGCGGCGCTGCGGGAGGCCGTGCGCCGCCGCCGCGCCGTCGGCGGGCCGGCCGAGCACGTCATGGCGGGCCTGGTGGGCCTGGAGCTCCGCCCGCGCCGGCTGCGAGAGGCCTCGCGCCTGTGGGAGGCGGTGGAGGCCGCCCGCGGCTCGGACGGGCGGGACGCCGTGTGGGCCCACCCCGACCTGCTGCCCACCGCCGCGGACCTCGACGACCCCGACGGCTTCGCCACCCGGCGCAGCGACGCCGAGGCCGCATCGGCCGACGTCGACGCCGCGCTCGAGGCGCTGCTGCGCGGCGAGGAGGCCCGCGACGACGACCCCCGCCCCGAGGAGACCCGGGACGACGAGCCGGGCGGCCCGGCCCGGTGA
- a CDS encoding DUF5679 domain-containing protein: MAETYSGSFYCVKCKEKRDAEGGVVETNGRRMAKAKCPVCGTNLNRILGKA, encoded by the coding sequence GTGGCCGAGACCTACTCGGGTTCGTTCTACTGCGTGAAGTGCAAGGAGAAGCGCGACGCCGAGGGCGGTGTGGTGGAGACCAACGGCCGTCGCATGGCCAAGGCGAAGTGCCCCGTCTGCGGCACCAACCTCAACCGCATCCTCGGCAAGGCCTGA